In one window of Poriferisphaera corsica DNA:
- a CDS encoding BMC domain-containing protein: MNALGMIETKGQTGLVEATDAMLKAADVKLEKTIAIGGAFVTVIVKGDVGSVKAAVDAGAAAAGRVGELVAAHVIARPHDALVASF, translated from the coding sequence ATGAATGCTCTCGGCATGATTGAAACTAAAGGGCAGACTGGCCTTGTTGAGGCGACCGATGCCATGCTTAAAGCAGCTGACGTCAAGCTTGAGAAAACAATCGCAATTGGTGGCGCCTTCGTCACAGTCATTGTTAAGGGTGATGTTGGCTCTGTTAAGGCTGCTGTCGATGCAGGTGCTGCTGCAGCAGGCCGAGTAGGCGAATTAGTCGCAGCTCACGTGATTGCTCGTCCACACGATGCACTCGTCGCTAGCTTCTAA
- a CDS encoding EutN/CcmL family microcompartment protein, with the protein MQLARITGRATSTVKHESFHGQKLLIADILNNKNQPVGDPVLILDYLGAGRGDTVIISSDGLGLRQVLHDKHSPARWWTIGIVD; encoded by the coding sequence ATGCAGTTAGCTAGAATCACAGGTCGAGCCACAAGTACCGTCAAACATGAGTCCTTTCATGGACAAAAGCTTTTGATAGCAGACATACTCAACAATAAAAATCAGCCTGTAGGCGATCCCGTACTCATTCTTGATTATCTCGGGGCTGGTCGCGGCGACACCGTTATCATCAGCAGTGATGGTCTCGGTCTTCGGCAAGTTCTCCACGACAAACATAGCCCGGCAAGATGGTGGACCATCGGCATCGTTGACTAA
- a CDS encoding alpha/beta hydrolase family protein, with the protein MEHHMIPSGDRHLSTSIDFPAEHGQTELRYPVVIITHGLTGQRIGKSYHLVEFARRLNQIGIACVRFDQSGCGESTGDFIDLTIPRMKNDLLAIRNWVRDQAWCDTKRMGYVGISLGALPTIAVDADHTSSGVVLWAPVYNMPRVFQQTAKSGLRAIMDMQGWVPFRGLRIGKGFIDHLNTINPDALISKSSAPILLIHSRADDTSPIIESFNYRDTCKKVSRLCELIEFQTADHDFSDYNDRGKLLSHTLDFFQRQLAPIIK; encoded by the coding sequence ATGGAACACCACATGATCCCCAGCGGCGACAGGCATTTGTCTACGTCGATTGATTTTCCTGCTGAACACGGGCAGACCGAACTGCGATACCCCGTAGTCATCATTACTCACGGCCTCACAGGCCAACGGATCGGCAAATCCTACCACTTGGTCGAATTTGCTCGTCGTCTTAATCAAATCGGCATTGCCTGTGTTCGTTTCGATCAATCTGGATGCGGTGAATCTACAGGTGATTTCATTGATCTCACCATCCCCCGTATGAAAAATGATTTGCTGGCCATTCGTAACTGGGTTCGCGATCAAGCATGGTGCGATACCAAGCGTATGGGCTATGTCGGAATCTCTCTCGGAGCCTTACCTACAATCGCGGTTGACGCTGATCACACCTCAAGCGGAGTTGTGCTTTGGGCCCCGGTCTACAATATGCCTCGCGTTTTCCAACAAACCGCCAAATCTGGTCTCAGAGCTATTATGGATATGCAAGGCTGGGTGCCGTTTCGAGGCCTACGAATCGGTAAAGGTTTTATTGATCATCTCAACACCATCAATCCTGACGCGCTCATTAGTAAAAGCTCAGCCCCAATCCTGCTCATTCATTCCCGCGCGGATGACACTTCACCCATTATCGAGAGTTTTAATTACCGTGATACTTGCAAGAAAGTGTCCCGATTATGTGAGCTAATTGAATTTCAAACCGCGGATCATGATTTTTCTGATTACAACGACCGAGGCAAACTTCTCTCTCACACGCTTGATTTCTTTCAACGGCAGCTTGCACCGATCATCAAATAA
- a CDS encoding EutN/CcmL family microcompartment protein: MRIGRVIGHCVLDRKLPSLAAGRLLLVDVFDNHALHNHESHMPRKLPMPQSLVVYDELGAGIGSIIAISEGAEATMPFYPERVPVDAYASAILDQIELHIN; the protein is encoded by the coding sequence ATGCGTATCGGCAGAGTCATCGGTCATTGTGTCCTAGATCGCAAGCTTCCATCACTGGCAGCTGGTCGCCTTTTACTCGTCGATGTTTTTGATAATCACGCTTTGCACAATCATGAGAGCCATATGCCTCGAAAATTACCCATGCCTCAATCGCTCGTCGTTTATGATGAACTCGGTGCAGGTATTGGCTCAATTATCGCCATTAGTGAAGGCGCTGAGGCCACCATGCCCTTTTATCCAGAGCGCGTCCCCGTTGATGCCTACGCAAGTGCAATACTTGATCAAATAGAACTGCACATTAACTAA
- a CDS encoding BMC domain-containing protein → MAQPAIGMIETKGIVPLIEACDAMLKAANVDMIGWDKVGSGLVTGFVSGDVAAVKAAVDAGASAAGKIGEVVGIHVIPRPHDELVAIMPKPRKATASK, encoded by the coding sequence ATGGCTCAACCAGCAATAGGCATGATCGAAACAAAGGGCATCGTCCCCCTTATCGAAGCTTGTGACGCGATGCTCAAAGCAGCTAACGTCGACATGATCGGATGGGATAAAGTTGGCTCAGGCCTTGTGACAGGCTTCGTGAGTGGAGATGTTGCCGCTGTGAAGGCAGCGGTTGATGCGGGAGCATCAGCGGCCGGTAAGATCGGTGAAGTCGTTGGTATTCACGTCATCCCACGCCCACACGATGAGCTTGTTGCCATCATGCCTAAGCCAAGAAAAGCGACCGCATCTAAGTAA
- the pduL gene encoding phosphate propanoyltransferase, giving the protein MVDRAVIEQMVRKSLQERFTGNSPVIIRPLSHNGGPNPLVVNVSARHVHVSQQDLEILFGPGSQLTKFKDLYQDGEFASEQVVNLIGPRNRLIPGIRILGPTRNYSQVELSYTDGVYMGIDLPLRTSGDHDGTPGCVLVGPHGALNMDRGVIRAERHVHMHQSDCDHYGVHDGDYMQLKIDGPCGVVFDRVLVRQHPKVKLEVHIDTDEGNACHLPSASRIELLK; this is encoded by the coding sequence ATGGTTGATAGAGCTGTCATCGAGCAGATGGTCAGAAAATCCTTACAGGAAAGATTTACTGGTAATTCTCCTGTGATCATCAGGCCTCTTTCACATAACGGTGGCCCGAACCCACTCGTTGTCAATGTTTCGGCTCGCCACGTTCATGTCAGTCAACAAGATTTGGAAATTCTCTTCGGTCCCGGATCGCAGTTGACCAAATTCAAAGATCTGTATCAGGATGGTGAGTTTGCTTCTGAGCAAGTGGTGAATCTCATCGGTCCACGCAATCGACTTATTCCCGGTATTCGCATTCTGGGGCCGACACGAAATTATTCGCAGGTCGAGCTTTCATACACAGACGGTGTTTATATGGGAATTGATCTTCCTTTACGTACCAGTGGTGATCATGATGGCACGCCAGGATGTGTTCTTGTTGGCCCACATGGCGCATTGAACATGGATCGTGGTGTCATTCGAGCTGAGCGACATGTTCACATGCACCAATCAGACTGTGATCACTATGGTGTGCATGATGGTGATTACATGCAACTAAAAATAGATGGCCCTTGCGGGGTTGTCTTTGATCGTGTTCTGGTCAGGCAGCACCCGAAAGTCAAACTGGAAGTACATATCGATACCGATGAAGGTAATGCCTGTCATTTACCTTCTGCATCACGTATCGAGCTATTGAAATAA
- a CDS encoding BMC domain-containing protein, which produces MASKALGMIETKGLIPAIEATDAALKAADVKFVRQDKVGSGLCAISLEGDVAAVKAAIDAGAEAARRVGEVVSVHVIARPNEDVGKM; this is translated from the coding sequence ATGGCTTCCAAAGCTCTCGGAATGATCGAAACGAAAGGACTTATCCCCGCAATAGAAGCGACCGACGCCGCGCTTAAAGCTGCTGATGTCAAATTCGTTCGTCAGGATAAAGTTGGCAGCGGACTCTGCGCAATTTCACTTGAAGGTGATGTTGCAGCCGTTAAAGCCGCCATTGATGCTGGTGCTGAGGCTGCACGTCGAGTAGGTGAAGTCGTCAGTGTCCATGTTATCGCACGTCCCAACGAAGACGTTGGCAAAATGTGA
- the rho gene encoding transcription termination factor Rho: protein MAVGTTSRKKVTKRTRRKKAVSAADATIEETEESTKVKPKKKKKVTRKKASKKAAAKKAPVEVIEEPVEEVEVEEEVEVEAETEVEEVEEVVAKPAPVKQRRMASNDDQLDAETQERYEQAKKSDFSIHDLQKMDIDQLHEIAKKDGIHNYAGLKRQDLIFKILQKHITAQGLMFGEGVLEILPDGFGFLRSPEYSYLACPDDIYVSPSQIRRFGLKPGHIVQGTIRPPKESEKYFALLRVDAVNGLAPDKLNDIPNYEDMTPLHPYQRYVLETPEDPSNIEMRIMDLVTPIGRGQRGLIVAPPRTGKTVLMQKIANSIIKNFPEVKVIVLLIDERPEEVTDFKNNTPDDVEVVASTFDEQSTRHVQVCDMVIEKSRRMVEFGEHVVILMDSITRMARAYNAEMPHSGKILTGGLDSNALQRPKKFFGSARAIENGGSLTILGTALVDTGSKMDDIIFEEFKGTGNSELHLDRRLVEKRVYPAIDIAASGTRREELLMDQQEIQLVYRLRKVLADMNVVEAMELLKSRLGKVRTNAEFLMTMSLD from the coding sequence ATGGCTGTCGGAACAACAAGTCGTAAAAAAGTGACCAAGCGTACACGTCGCAAGAAGGCTGTATCTGCCGCAGACGCAACAATTGAAGAAACAGAAGAAAGCACAAAAGTGAAACCTAAAAAGAAAAAAAAGGTGACTCGCAAAAAGGCTTCAAAGAAGGCTGCAGCTAAGAAGGCTCCAGTTGAAGTCATAGAAGAGCCGGTTGAGGAAGTGGAAGTAGAAGAAGAGGTTGAAGTCGAAGCTGAAACCGAAGTTGAAGAAGTTGAAGAAGTCGTTGCGAAACCCGCACCTGTGAAACAACGACGGATGGCTTCGAATGATGATCAGCTTGATGCAGAAACACAAGAACGATATGAGCAGGCGAAAAAGTCTGACTTTTCGATTCACGATCTGCAGAAGATGGACATTGACCAACTGCATGAGATTGCGAAGAAAGACGGCATTCATAATTATGCTGGTCTGAAACGCCAGGATCTTATTTTTAAGATTCTTCAAAAGCACATCACAGCACAGGGTTTGATGTTTGGTGAAGGTGTATTGGAAATCCTGCCGGACGGTTTTGGGTTCCTGCGATCACCTGAATACTCATACCTTGCATGTCCGGATGATATTTATGTATCGCCATCACAGATTCGTCGCTTTGGCTTGAAGCCAGGTCATATTGTGCAAGGCACGATTCGTCCGCCGAAGGAATCTGAGAAATACTTTGCATTGCTTCGCGTAGATGCGGTCAATGGTTTGGCTCCAGATAAGCTGAACGATATCCCGAACTACGAAGACATGACGCCGCTTCATCCATATCAAAGATATGTGCTTGAAACGCCGGAAGATCCAAGCAATATTGAGATGCGTATTATGGACTTGGTCACACCGATTGGTCGTGGTCAGCGTGGCTTGATTGTTGCTCCGCCTCGTACTGGTAAGACGGTGCTGATGCAGAAGATCGCCAACTCAATTATCAAAAACTTCCCAGAAGTTAAGGTCATTGTGTTGCTGATTGACGAGCGTCCTGAGGAAGTGACGGACTTCAAGAACAATACGCCTGACGATGTTGAAGTTGTTGCTTCGACGTTTGATGAGCAGTCCACACGTCACGTGCAGGTCTGTGATATGGTTATCGAGAAGTCTCGCCGCATGGTTGAGTTCGGTGAGCATGTCGTGATCCTGATGGACTCGATTACACGTATGGCTCGTGCATACAACGCTGAGATGCCACACTCCGGCAAGATCTTGACCGGTGGTTTGGACTCAAATGCGTTGCAGCGTCCTAAGAAATTCTTCGGTTCTGCTCGTGCGATCGAAAACGGTGGTTCACTCACCATTCTCGGTACGGCACTCGTTGATACAGGTTCGAAGATGGACGACATCATCTTTGAGGAATTCAAAGGTACTGGTAACTCAGAGCTTCACCTTGACCGTCGCTTGGTTGAGAAGCGTGTTTATCCTGCGATTGATATTGCAGCATCAGGCACACGTCGTGAAGAGCTTCTGATGGATCAGCAGGAAATTCAATTAGTCTACCGCCTGCGTAAGGTGTTGGCTGACATGAACGTTGTTGAAGCGATGGAATTGTTGAAGTCGCGATTGGGCAAGGTTCGTACAAATGCTGAATTCTTAATGACGATGAGCCTCGACTAA
- a CDS encoding aldehyde dehydrogenase, which translates to MATLDAQLIQTVVSEVMNRLNGTTQSNQSLQTEDASLGHFTTVDEAVDVAARSQQQLVKAGLVIRGDICDLIKKLANKNAENWGRFELEETKVGRLVHKIDKLKLVSDVPATEFLKTIAHSGDEGIGLDEAAPWGIIGVITPVTHSIPTMLANAINMIAAGNSMIVNAHPSGAKSAAIAAAAINKAVYDEYQIEPLVCVINPPTLRTAEEVFQHPRIPMLVATGGPAVARAAMKQPKRAIVAGPGNPPVVIDETADLNNAAKSIIAGAAFDNNLLCIGEKEVFVVDSVFDPMMKAMEKNGALRLNNKEIDTLTKVAFNWVKDHHAVTKECVGKDPQILGKLAGFNVPPSVELLFGETLEDSPFVCEEQMMPFVPFVRVRDFEQALQLAVKHEHGFGHTAIIHSNNLQRITRMGRVMNTTIFVANGPCTAGLGVGGEGYPSYSIATPTGEGITNPLTFTRFRRFSVSNALRIV; encoded by the coding sequence ATGGCTACGCTTGATGCACAGCTTATTCAAACAGTTGTTTCAGAGGTGATGAACCGACTGAATGGCACGACGCAATCTAATCAATCGCTGCAAACGGAAGATGCTTCTTTAGGCCATTTTACAACAGTCGACGAGGCTGTAGATGTTGCCGCTCGATCACAACAACAGCTTGTTAAAGCAGGTTTAGTTATACGCGGCGATATTTGCGATCTCATTAAAAAGCTTGCCAACAAAAATGCTGAAAATTGGGGTCGCTTCGAACTAGAAGAAACCAAAGTTGGCCGTTTGGTTCACAAAATCGATAAGCTCAAGTTGGTATCAGATGTTCCCGCAACTGAGTTTCTCAAAACGATTGCACATAGTGGTGATGAGGGTATCGGGCTCGACGAAGCTGCTCCTTGGGGTATCATTGGAGTCATCACGCCCGTCACTCACTCCATCCCAACCATGCTCGCCAATGCCATAAATATGATCGCTGCCGGTAACTCTATGATTGTCAACGCCCATCCCTCTGGAGCCAAATCAGCAGCGATTGCTGCCGCTGCAATCAACAAAGCGGTGTATGATGAGTATCAAATCGAGCCACTTGTCTGTGTGATCAATCCGCCAACGCTACGTACCGCTGAAGAAGTTTTTCAGCATCCTCGCATCCCAATGCTTGTTGCGACTGGTGGTCCTGCCGTTGCGCGTGCTGCCATGAAACAGCCCAAACGAGCCATCGTTGCAGGTCCGGGTAATCCGCCTGTTGTTATCGACGAAACAGCGGATCTGAACAACGCGGCAAAGTCAATCATCGCCGGTGCAGCATTCGACAATAACCTCCTATGTATCGGGGAAAAGGAAGTATTTGTCGTCGATTCAGTGTTTGATCCAATGATGAAAGCAATGGAGAAAAACGGTGCGCTGCGGTTGAATAATAAAGAAATCGATACGCTAACTAAAGTAGCATTTAATTGGGTCAAAGATCATCATGCCGTGACCAAAGAATGTGTTGGCAAGGATCCTCAAATCCTCGGCAAACTTGCAGGTTTCAATGTACCACCCAGTGTTGAACTTCTGTTTGGCGAGACTCTCGAAGATAGCCCATTCGTTTGTGAAGAGCAGATGATGCCCTTTGTTCCGTTCGTAAGAGTTCGAGATTTCGAGCAAGCCCTCCAATTAGCGGTTAAACACGAGCATGGATTTGGCCACACTGCCATCATCCATTCAAATAATCTACAACGCATTACTCGTATGGGGCGTGTCATGAACACAACCATTTTCGTTGCTAATGGACCGTGTACAGCCGGGCTAGGCGTAGGTGGTGAGGGCTATCCCAGTTATTCGATCGCTACACCAACAGGGGAAGGTATCACCAATCCACTTACCTTTACTCGATTCCGTCGCTTTAGTGTCAGCAATGCATTACGCATCGTTTGA
- a CDS encoding EutN/CcmL family microcompartment protein: protein MFLGKVKGHVIATAKDPSISGQKLLVVEPLRVDYATSATNTASGFSVTGRAIVALDSIGAGEGQIVLITQGSSARLAEGCRNLPTDAVVVGIVDEAVVAGCKLA, encoded by the coding sequence ATGTTTTTAGGCAAAGTAAAAGGGCACGTCATCGCTACTGCCAAAGACCCCTCAATCTCCGGGCAAAAGCTTTTGGTTGTTGAGCCTTTGAGAGTAGATTACGCCACTTCAGCAACCAATACAGCATCCGGCTTCTCTGTGACAGGACGGGCCATAGTCGCGTTGGACAGTATCGGTGCAGGGGAAGGGCAAATCGTTCTAATCACGCAAGGCTCCAGTGCACGTCTCGCCGAAGGCTGTCGTAATCTTCCCACTGATGCTGTTGTTGTGGGTATTGTTGACGAGGCTGTTGTGGCAGGTTGTAAATTGGCTTAG
- a CDS encoding sodium:solute symporter family protein: MQLIAIDWLIIVSFLALSLAIGFAVAKRSGKNTTEYFLSGRSMPWWMLGMSMVATTFSTDTPNLVTDLVRQKGVANNWQWWAFLITGMLTVFVYAKLWRRSKVLTDMEFYELRYSGKAASFLRGFRALYLGLAFNVLAMSAVTLAAIKIGQVMFNFHPITIVVVAGLVTVIFSALGGFRGVIITDCILFVTAIGGALIAAYFALSHPAVGSFDNLISHPNVVDKLQLIPTLEDRELFITVLIIPIAVQWWSVWYPGSEPGGGGYVAQRMLAAKDEKHAIGATFFFNVTHYALRPWPWILVALASLIVYPDLNSLREAFPNITENKIGHDLGYPAMLTHVPAGWLGLIMASLIAAYMSTISTHLNWGASYVVHDCYHRFFRPKASDRELIWISRLVTVGLMIFAALIALSIQNAKQVFDLIILFGAGTGLIFLLRWFWWRINAWAELVAMIGSGFISLILINILPDAHDLSYLRIPISVALTTVLWITTMYLTPATSEAKLRSFYTLIKPAGPGWNAVLKRSQTTGQPLEPSNDRQSITYGIICTFLGTLMVYTALFATGYAIYQHYITASILLSITLICALLIFFLWPKVAITETVIE, encoded by the coding sequence ATGCAACTCATCGCGATCGACTGGTTAATCATCGTTAGTTTTCTAGCACTCTCTTTGGCCATTGGCTTCGCCGTCGCGAAACGATCCGGCAAAAACACCACTGAATACTTCCTATCTGGCCGCTCTATGCCGTGGTGGATGCTCGGTATGTCGATGGTAGCCACAACCTTTTCAACCGATACACCTAACCTGGTCACTGATCTTGTCAGGCAAAAGGGCGTGGCAAACAATTGGCAATGGTGGGCTTTTCTCATCACAGGTATGTTGACAGTTTTCGTCTACGCCAAGCTTTGGCGACGCTCAAAAGTACTGACAGATATGGAGTTTTATGAGTTGCGGTATTCAGGCAAAGCGGCCTCATTTCTGCGCGGATTTCGCGCACTTTATCTCGGCCTTGCCTTTAACGTCCTCGCGATGTCTGCGGTTACGCTTGCTGCGATCAAAATCGGGCAAGTGATGTTCAACTTCCACCCGATCACGATCGTTGTTGTTGCCGGGCTTGTTACCGTAATCTTTTCCGCACTCGGCGGCTTCCGAGGCGTCATCATCACAGACTGCATCCTCTTCGTCACAGCAATCGGCGGTGCGCTTATAGCCGCCTATTTCGCGCTTAGCCATCCAGCTGTCGGATCGTTCGACAACCTCATTTCACACCCAAACGTTGTCGACAAACTACAGCTCATCCCAACACTAGAGGATCGCGAACTGTTCATCACAGTACTCATCATCCCTATTGCGGTACAGTGGTGGAGTGTATGGTATCCCGGCTCAGAGCCCGGTGGTGGAGGCTACGTCGCACAACGTATGCTCGCTGCTAAAGATGAAAAGCATGCCATTGGTGCGACCTTCTTTTTCAATGTCACCCATTACGCACTGAGACCTTGGCCATGGATTCTAGTCGCACTTGCATCTTTGATCGTCTACCCCGACCTCAATAGTCTTCGTGAAGCGTTCCCCAACATCACAGAAAACAAAATCGGTCACGACCTTGGCTATCCGGCCATGCTCACGCACGTCCCCGCCGGTTGGCTTGGACTTATCATGGCCTCGCTCATTGCGGCTTATATGTCCACCATTTCAACACACCTCAACTGGGGCGCATCCTACGTCGTACACGATTGTTATCACCGGTTTTTCAGACCTAAAGCGAGTGACCGTGAATTGATTTGGATCAGCCGTTTGGTCACCGTTGGCTTGATGATCTTCGCTGCACTCATCGCGTTATCGATTCAAAATGCGAAGCAAGTTTTTGATCTCATCATCCTCTTCGGCGCAGGCACCGGCTTGATCTTTCTACTTCGCTGGTTCTGGTGGCGTATCAACGCATGGGCTGAGCTTGTTGCCATGATCGGCTCCGGCTTCATCTCGCTCATCCTCATCAATATTCTGCCTGATGCGCATGATTTATCTTACCTTCGTATCCCAATCTCAGTCGCACTTACCACTGTGCTTTGGATCACCACCATGTACCTCACACCCGCCACATCTGAAGCCAAACTTCGCAGTTTTTATACACTCATCAAACCCGCTGGCCCCGGCTGGAACGCGGTCCTCAAACGTTCACAAACGACTGGCCAACCACTTGAACCGTCTAACGATCGCCAATCCATCACCTACGGCATCATCTGCACTTTCCTGGGCACCCTGATGGTCTACACCGCTCTCTTCGCAACAGGCTACGCAATCTACCAACACTACATCACTGCATCCATCCTCCTCTCCATCACCCTCATCTGTGCTCTGCTCATCTTTTTCCTCTGGCCAAAAGTTGCTATCACCGAAACCGTAATCGAATAA
- a CDS encoding acetate/propionate family kinase: protein MIVLVVNLGSTSFKYKLFDMSRNESVLATGDADRIGQGGCTWTVKANHHDLSGKANLDDHSVAVDLHLDQLIELGIINSIEDISAIGFKAVHGGSINRAVEVDQHVHDIMQQVSPLAPAHNPPYIAAMKSFQLSLPNAQQVAAFETAFHQTIPLARQIYAVPYVWYEKFGIKRYGFHGASHAYIASRMQQIDPKNRKIINLHLGGSCSICAIENGKSVANSFGTTPQTGVFHNNRVGDFDPYAVLALKQQGFTEKEIYHDLSKNGGLLGISGISSDLRDVLQQAEHGHERSQLAVDAFVESCRHYLGAYILNLGGVDAITFTAGIGQYSSYIRKLILKNLDFLNIHIDVNKNEQTHGQHESRIDSPNSQTQLWVLPTNEELIVARQTVQVLNKQTT from the coding sequence ATGATCGTTTTGGTAGTCAATCTTGGCTCAACCAGTTTCAAGTACAAGCTCTTTGACATGAGCCGTAATGAAAGTGTCCTTGCAACGGGCGATGCGGATCGTATCGGGCAGGGCGGTTGTACGTGGACTGTGAAAGCTAACCATCACGATCTGTCGGGCAAGGCAAATTTGGATGATCACTCTGTTGCGGTTGACCTGCATTTAGATCAACTCATCGAGTTGGGTATTATCAATTCGATAGAAGATATTAGTGCAATAGGCTTCAAAGCTGTGCATGGCGGTTCGATCAACAGGGCTGTTGAAGTTGATCAACACGTACATGATATTATGCAGCAGGTCAGTCCACTTGCACCTGCCCACAATCCACCGTATATCGCAGCAATGAAGTCGTTTCAACTAAGCTTGCCCAATGCACAGCAGGTCGCAGCTTTTGAGACAGCCTTTCATCAAACGATCCCATTAGCTCGCCAAATATATGCAGTTCCATATGTATGGTATGAGAAATTTGGGATTAAACGCTATGGTTTTCATGGCGCGAGTCATGCTTATATCGCTTCACGCATGCAACAGATTGATCCAAAAAACCGAAAGATCATTAATCTGCATCTTGGTGGCTCCTGTTCTATTTGTGCTATAGAGAATGGAAAAAGTGTTGCCAATAGCTTTGGAACAACGCCACAGACAGGCGTCTTCCATAATAATCGTGTGGGTGATTTTGATCCTTACGCCGTCTTGGCTCTTAAGCAGCAAGGATTTACTGAGAAAGAGATCTACCATGATCTTAGTAAGAATGGTGGGCTGCTTGGCATTAGTGGTATCAGCTCAGACTTGCGTGATGTGCTTCAACAGGCAGAGCATGGGCATGAACGCTCTCAATTGGCTGTGGATGCATTCGTAGAATCTTGCCGTCATTATTTAGGAGCTTACATACTCAATCTTGGCGGTGTCGATGCAATCACATTCACTGCGGGTATCGGTCAGTACAGCTCGTACATACGTAAGCTCATTCTCAAAAACCTTGATTTCTTGAATATACATATCGATGTCAATAAGAATGAGCAAACTCATGGTCAGCATGAATCTCGAATAGATTCGCCAAACAGCCAAACGCAGCTATGGGTTTTACCAACAAACGAAGAATTGATCGTAGCGCGGCAAACCGTGCAAGTATTGAACAAACAAACTACCTAA
- a CDS encoding class II aldolase/adducin family protein, whose translation MDKSVWQLKQDICEIGRRIWTRQYCAGNEGNHSVKISDNRFLVTPTGISKGFLEPGDICLTDDNGKLVEANQNDRRPSSEIKVHLAIYKKRPDVNAVIHSHPPHATAFAIAGVPLPESVHPEAEVFLGKVPTAKYALPSTKELPESILPLITENNSTVLMGNHGSVTFSHDLTDAYYRLEILDAYCRMLLLTKQIGKINILSQQEMKDLLQVKANFGFADDRVACADDGCIGAENDQFLTTFGIQPATAVCDQSSGNVLNTNTESPNVQLDPEQMETLVQTITDQIIKSLQNT comes from the coding sequence ATGGACAAGTCAGTTTGGCAGTTAAAGCAGGATATTTGTGAGATAGGTCGCAGGATCTGGACTCGGCAATACTGTGCCGGCAACGAAGGTAACCACTCCGTCAAAATCTCAGACAACCGCTTCCTCGTTACGCCCACCGGAATCAGTAAAGGTTTTCTTGAACCCGGTGATATCTGTCTGACAGACGATAATGGTAAGCTTGTCGAGGCTAATCAAAATGATCGGCGACCAAGCAGTGAGATCAAAGTTCATCTTGCTATCTATAAGAAACGACCAGATGTCAATGCTGTCATCCATTCACATCCCCCGCATGCAACCGCTTTTGCCATCGCCGGTGTCCCTCTCCCCGAGAGTGTGCATCCCGAAGCTGAAGTTTTTCTTGGAAAAGTACCAACCGCAAAGTACGCACTCCCATCCACCAAGGAACTCCCCGAGAGCATTCTACCGCTCATTACCGAAAACAACAGCACCGTTCTGATGGGGAATCATGGCTCGGTCACTTTCTCCCATGACCTCACCGACGCTTACTACCGCCTCGAAATTCTTGACGCATACTGCAGAATGCTCCTGCTCACCAAGCAGATCGGAAAAATTAATATCCTCTCCCAGCAGGAAATGAAAGATCTTTTGCAAGTTAAAGCGAACTTCGGTTTTGCAGATGATCGTGTGGCTTGTGCAGACGACGGCTGCATTGGCGCTGAAAACGATCAATTCCTAACAACCTTTGGTATCCAACCTGCCACGGCCGTCTGCGACCAATCCAGCGGTAATGTTCTCAACACGAACACAGAATCACCTAATGTGCAGTTAGATCCTGAGCAGATGGAAACACTTGTTCAAACCATCACCGATCAAATAATTAAATCTTTACAAAATACCTGA